The Toxorhynchites rutilus septentrionalis strain SRP chromosome 3, ASM2978413v1, whole genome shotgun sequence genome includes a region encoding these proteins:
- the LOC129773291 gene encoding uncharacterized protein LOC129773291, whose amino-acid sequence MADPPLLSTPRNTERDADSSNLEIGIGRIESKLDKLIGWQQEVISEVRNIQVALNELRTTTETLMDEQQQLREQNDELRKKVEWCEIEIDKQKQEKLSHSLEMSNIPDMEGEDLFKIANTICGEIGVELRKDEVKEIFRTPAYASTKSQLPPSIQNLQLPSQSNTRSLTTIKSLKINKTNSLKLFYFNARSLRDKLTELEVLLDDAPCRMDVLLITETWSRGDVESSMSLLNYNCFFASRSSRRGGGSAIFVHKDINAKLVESYCDEYNSIVAVEIGYPQKIVLTCVYRPPQTLATAVDGFIELLDEFLTRRGKYTMILCGDFNIDLLRTNTTVQKYTTTVHSNGFNFCDTTPTRYEACLDHISTNNTAIHTTVQHLQYSLFDHDAIFVEADYKITSLPQMREVYPKININSFREILLQHPIVTSRSVGVETNYTSFISRFQQAQGNSSKRILVSTVTRRHSKPWMDYEVVVCIRAKNYWYAKHRKNRSDNFVRNVYYDWCRKVTYMKRRKMKQYYANKFERAKGSVSKTWDTIKQVIGTIKNCDAITGKCDTLEDRLCVLENANNYFARAGAQLAKKIPYVDLGPFCEQTNISLNFTTVGLSNVKEFINALPATASAGYDGIQSTILKELCEELSPNICDIVNSSILQARIPAELKVAKVVAIPKSSTPSNISEFRPISIPCVVDKILQKAINKQLMEHLENHSLLSSRQYGFRPSSNTQAALFDVVSTIQSLCDRKEKVAAVFLDLSKAFDTCNRKILLRRLNELGVKGKSCKWFRDFLDNRKQYLYDKGISSSQHPIDFGVVQGSTLGPTLFNCYINNLKDLPLHGILFMYADDIVLIYTGANCNELQQLIN is encoded by the exons ATGGCTGACCCACCGTTGTTGTCTACACCACGCAATACTGAAAGAGATGCTGATTCGTCTAatctggaaattggaattgGGAGGATTGAATCAAAGCTGGATAAACTGATTGGCTGGCAGCAAGAAGTGATATCGGAGGTGCGCAATATCCAAGTTGCACTTAATGAACTACGTACCACAACTGAAACCCTAATGGATGAGCAGCAACAGTTACGTGAACAAAATGATGAGCTGCGAAAGAAAGTAGAATGGTGTGAAATTGAAATCGACAAACAAAAGCAAGAAAAATTGAGCCATTCTCTGGAAATGTCGAACATTCCGGACATGGAAGGTGAAGATCTATTTAAAATTGCAAATACTATTTGCGGAGAGATTGGAGTCGAACTACGAAAGGATGAAGTCAAGGAGATCTTCCGGACGCCTGCCTATGCGTCCACGAAATCTCAATTGCCTCCATCTATTCAG AACCTTCAACTACCGTCTCAATCGAACACACGATCATTAACCACTATTAAATCTCTCAAAATCAACAAAACGAATAGTCTCAAACTGTTCTACTTCAACGCTAGAAGTCTACGAGATAAACTTACCGAGCTAGAAGTACTACTGGATGATGCCCCATGCCGAATGGATGTTCTTCTGATAACAGAAACATGGTCCCGAGGTGATGTTGAATCATCCATGTCACTTCTAAACTACAATTGCTTCTTCGCTTCGCGATCATCAAGGCGAGGAGGAGGTTCAGCAATATTCGTTCACAAAGATATCAATGCCAAACTTGTGGAATCGTATTGTGACGAATACAACAGTATTGTTGCTGTGGAAATTGGATATCCACAAAAGATTGTTTTGACCTGTGTATATAGGCCACCCCAAACACTTGCCACCGCTGTGGATGGATTCATAGAATTGCTAGATGAATTTCTCACTCGACGAGGAAAATACACCATGATCTTATGCGGAGATTTCAACATCGATTTGTTGCGAACTAACACTACCGTGCAGAAATATACGACTACGGTTCACTCAAATGGATTTAACTTCTGCGACACTACTCCGACCCGATATGAAGCGTGTCTGGATCACATATCTACTAACAACACAGCAATCCACACAACAGTACAACATCTGCAGTACAGTTTATTCGACCACGATGCTATCTTCGTTGAAGCCGACTACAAGATAACTAGCCTGCCACAAATGCGAGAAGTTTAcccaaaaattaacataaacAGTTTCCGTGAGATCCTGCTACAGCACCCTATAGTGACGAGCCGTAGtgtcggtgtggaaactaaCTACACTTCGTTCATCTCAAGATTCCAACAAGCACAGggaaattcatcgaaacgcatacTAGTGTCAACAGTAACTCGCAGACATTCGAAACCGTGGATGGATTACGAAGTAGTGGTGTGTATACGGGCCAAAAATTACTGGTAtgcaaaacatcgcaaaaataGATCCGATAACTTCGTCCGAAACGTATATTATGACTGGTGTAGAAAAGTGACATACATGAAgcgaagaaaaatgaaacaatacTATGCTAATAAGTTTGAACGAGCTAAGGGAAGTGTATCGAAAACTTGGGACACTATAAAGCAAGTTATAGGTACGATCAAAAACTGTGATGCAATTACCGGAAAGTGTGATACCTTAGAAGATAGACTATGTGTGCTTGAAAATGCGAACAACTACTTCGCCAGGGCTGGCGCGCAACTAGCGAAGAAGATACCATATGTGGATCTGGGACCATTCTGCGAACAAACCAATATTTCGCTCAACTTCACCACTGTTGGGCTATCAaatgtaaaagagtttattaATGCACTCCCAGCAACAGCATCAGCTGGCTATGATGGAATCCAGTCAACAATTCTCAAGGAACTCTGTGAAGAACTGTCGCCGAACATATGTGACATAGTTAACTCCTCAATCCTACAAGCTCGAATACCAGCTGAACTGAAAGTAGCGAAAGTGGTTGCAATTCCGAAATCGTCAACCCCTAGTAATATCTCAGAATTCAGGCCAATCTCAATTCCTTGTGTAGTCgacaaaattcttcaaaaagcTATTAACAAACAGCTCATGGAACACCTTGAGAATCACAGTCTTCTCTCATCTCGGCAATACGGATTTCGGCCGAGTTCTAATACACAAGCTGCTTTATTCGATGTCGTTTCAACAATCCAATCGCTATGTGATCGGAAGGAAAAGGTTGCGGCGGTGTTTCTTGATCTAAGCAAGGCTTTTGATACCTGTAATCGAAAAATTCTTCTCCGTCGTTTGAATGAGCTTGGAGTGAAAGGAAAGAGTTGTAAGTGGTTCAGAGATTTTCTCGACAATCGTAAACAATATCTTTACGATAAAGGTATCAGTAGTTCGCAGCATCCTATTGACTTTGGAGTTGTTCAAGGTAGCACATTAGGACCAACGTTGTTCAACTGTTACATCAACAACCTAAAAGACCTACCTCTTCATGGAATCTTGTTTATGTATGCTGACGACATCGTGCTAATTTACACCGGAGCAAACTGTAATGAACTCCAGCAGCTGATTAACTAG